DNA sequence from the Actinomycetes bacterium genome:
ACGCCTCGGTGAACTGCGCCGCCGTCGGGGTCCCGCCGTCGTGGGACACCGGCACGATCGTGTTCATCATCTGCGGCGGTACCAGCATGGACATGGTGGCCCGCTCGGCCTGGTCGCGCTCCAGGTCGGCGTAGAAGCGATCCTCGAGCAGGTCGCCCATGAGGTCGCGCAGCTGCTTGACGTTCTTCACGCAGTGCGAGCGCTGCCACTGCGCCGACGCCCACTCCTCACGGGTGACGCCGGCGAAGCCGGGCAACCGGGTCCAGTCCGGCTCGACGAGGGGTCGACGGCGGTAGACGTACGGCTGCTCGATGCTCACGGGGAATCCTCTCGACGGCGCACAGACAACGCAATCTCACCAGAATAGAGAAGGATCTGCGGTGAATCCACCATGTCACCGTAGGATTTCCGTTGCGTGCCGAGTGAGCGCGCCCCGTCTCCCGCCTGGAAGGATCTGACCGTGCCAGCGTCGACCCAGCCGTCCCCGTCGTCCCCGCCGTCGCCCGTCGGCCTGCACCGCGTGCTCGAGCCGCGGGGCGTGCTGCCCCAGGCCGCCTACCGGCTGGACACCCGCGTCGAGCTGTGGCCGAACGAGGTGCGGGTGCGGGTGCAGCGGCTCAACCTGGACGCCGCTAGCTTCCGCCAGCTGTTCGACAAGCACCACGGGGACGGCGACCAGATCCGGGCGGAGGTGCTCGAGATCGTGCGCAGCCGCGGCAAGATGCACAACCCGGTGACCGGGTCGGGCGGCATGCTCGTGGGCGTCGTCGAGGAGGTCGGCCCGGGGTCGTCGCTCGGCCTGTCCGTCGGCGACCACATCGCCACCCTGGTCTCGCTGACCCTCACCCCGCTGGTCATCAAGGACGGTCTGGCGGGCTGGGACGGGCGGTCCGAGCAGGTGCCGTGCGACGGGTACGCGATCCTGTTCGGTCGCTCCATCGCGGCGCACCTGCCCGACGACCTGCCGCGCGGGCTGGCGCTGGCGGTCATGGATGTATGCGGGGCTCCCGCGCTGACCGCGCGCGTGGTCGGGCACTACGTCGGCACTGGCCGCCCGCCCGCGGTCGCCGTCATCGGTGGCGCCGGCAAGTCCGGCTCGCTCGCGCTGGCCGCGGCCCGGCGCGCCGGCGCGTCGAGGACCGTGGGCGTGGTCCCCGTGGAGCACGAGGCCCAGCTGCTGCGCGCAGCCGGGATCACCGACGCCGTCGCACTGGCCGATGCCAGGGACCCGGTCCAGGTGTCACAGGCGGTGGCCGAGCAGCTCGGCGGCCCGGCCGACGTCACTGTGGTGTGCGTCGACGTCCCCGGCTGCGAGCACGGCGCGATCTTGTCCACGGCCGACCGGGGCACGGTGATCTTCTTCTCCATGGCCACCTCGTTCGCCACGGCCGCCCTGGGCGCCGAGGGACTCGCCGCCGACGTCACCATGCTGGTCGGCAACGGGTACGCGCCCGGCCACGCCGACTATGCGCTGGACGTGCTTCGCTCCGAGCCCGGCGTCCGCCGGCTGTTCGAGGGCCGCCTGGACGCCGAAACGCAGGCATGACCAGCACCCTGCTGCGCGGGGGAGTGGTGCACACCCGGGCCGACTCGTTCGCCACCGCGATGCTCGTCGTCGACGACACGGTGGCCTGGGTCGGCTCGGACGCCGCCGCCGACGCGGCGTTCCCGGACCTCGGCACGCTCGACGAGGTGGTCGAGCTGGACGGTGCCCTCGTCACGCCGGCGTTCGTCGATGCGCACGTGCACGCGACGTCCACCGGGTTGGCCCTGACCGGCCTGGACCTCACCGACACGGCCAGTCTGGCCGAGGCGCTGGACCGGCTGGAGCGGTTCACCCGCCAGCGCCGCGGCGTCGGTGTCCAGCTCGGGCACGGCTGGGACGAGTCCCGCTGGCCCGAGGGCCGCCCACCCACCCGGCAGGAGCTGGACCGCGCCTCCTACGGCGGCACCGTCTACCTCACCCGCATCGACGTGCACTCCGCGGTGGCGTCCAGTGCGCTGCTGGCCGCCTTGCCGGAGGCGCGGGCGCTGCCCGGCTGGTCCGACGACGGCCTGCTCACCCGGGACGCCCACCACGCGGCGCGCTCCGCCGCCATGGCCGCCATCACCCCGACCATGCGCACCGCCGCGCAGCGGGCCACCCGGGCCAGGGCGGCGGCTCTGGGCATCGGCGCGTTCCACGAGCTGGGCGGGCCGGAGATCTCCTCCGAGGTCGACTTCACGGCCATGCTGGCCCTGGCCGCCGCGGAGCCCGGCCCGGACGTGTTCGGCTACTGGGGCGAGCTCGGCGGGGTCGAACGGGCCCGCGAGCTCGGGGCGCTCGGCGCCGCCGGGGACCTGTTCGCCGACGGCGCGCTCGGCTCGCACACCGCCTACCTGCGCACCGTTTACGCCGACGCGGACGGCGCCGGCTACGGCTACCTCACCGCCGCACAGGTGCGCGACCACGTGGTCGCCTGTACCCGCGCCGGGCTTCAGGCCGGCTTCCACGTGATCGGCGACGGCGCGACCGACGCCGTCGTGGCCGGGCTCACCGAGGCGGCCGAGGTGGTCGGGGTGGCGGCCATCCGCAGCGCCCGGCACCGGCTGGAGCACCTGGAGATGCCGGACGCCGGACACCTGGCCGAGCTGGCCCGGCTCGGCGTCTACGCCAGCGTGCAGCCGGTGTTCGACGCGCTGTGGGGTGGCGAGGACGGCATGTACGTCGAGCGGCTGGGCGCGAAGCGGGCCCGCGGCATGAACCCATTCGCGGCCATGACCAGCGCGGGCCTCCCGCTGGCCCTCGGCTCGGACTCCCCGGTGACCCCGTTGGGCCCGTGGGAGACCGTCCGCGCGGCCGCCTTCCACCAGACCACGGAGTCCCGCCTCACCGTCCGCGCCGCGTTCGCCGCGCACACCCGCGGCGGCTGGCGGGCCGCGGGGCTCGACGACGCGGGCGTGCTCGCCCCGGGCGCCCCGGCCACCTACGCCGTGTGGGCCGCCGGCGACCTCGTCGTCCAGACCCCCGACGAGCGGGTCGCGTCCTGGTCGACCGACCCCCGGGCCGGCGTCCCCGGCCTGCCCGACGTCAGCCCCGGGGCACCGCTGCCCACCTGCCTGCGCACGGTGGTGCGCGGTCGCACCGTCTATCAGCGAGAGGAAGCCGCATGAGCACGAGCAGGTCCCGGCTCGAGCTGGACCCGGCCGTCGTCCGGCGGGCCCGGTCGCTGGCCGGCAAGGCCGGCGCCCCGGTCGTGAGGACGGCCCGCACGCACTCGACCGTGTCCGTCGAGCGGGCCGTGCTGCGGCTGTCCGGCCTGGCCGGTGCGGACGTCGAGGGCATCCCGTGGGTGAACCGGCTGGTCGACGCCGTGCGCGCCGACTGCGGGCTCGAGCACGGCGTGGCCCTGCCGGTGTGGGACGCGCTGCTCCGCGAGGACGCGCCCGACCTCACCGTGCTGGCCCAGAAGGCCGCCGCCGGCTCGGTTTCGTTCCGGGTCCCGGAGGGCAAGGACGCCGTCCGCGCGGCCACCGCGGCCCGGCGGGCCGTCGCCAAGGGCATCGCCCGGATCGACCGCAACCGCCGTGAGCGGGAGCGGCTGACCACCCGGCTCGGGGACCCGCAAAAGCCATGGATCTACCTGATCGTGGCCACCGGGGACATCCACGAGGACATCCCGCAGGCCCAGGCGGCGGCCCGCGAGGGCGCCGACGTCATCGCGGTGATCCGCTCGACCGGGCAGTCGCTGCTCGACTACGTGCCCGAGGGTGCGACGAGGGAGGGCTTCGCCGGCACCTACGCCACCCAGGAGAACTTCCGGCTGATGCGGGCCGCGCTGGACGAGACATCGCGCGAGCTGGGCCGTTACGTGCGGCTGACGAACTATGCATCCGGCCTGTGCATGCCGGAGATCGCCACCCTGGCCGGCCTGGAGCGGCTGGACATGATGCTCAACGATTCGATGTACGGGATCCTGTTCCGGGACATCAACCCGATCCGCACCTTCGTGGACCAGCGGTTCAGCCGGCAGATCCACGCCAGGGCCGGCATCGTGATCAACACCGGCGAGGACAACTACCTGACCACCGCGGACGCCGTCGACGCCGCGCACACGGTCACCGTCAGCCAGCTGCTCAACGAGTACTTCGCCAAGGAGGCTGGCCTGCCGGACGAGCTGCTCGGCCTGGGTCACGCGTTCGAGATCAACCCAGACCTGCCGGACTCGTTCCGGCTCGAGCTGGCCCACGCGCTGCTGGCGCGCGAGCTGTTCCCGAAGGCGCCGCTGAAGTGGATGCCGCCGACCAAGCACATGACCGGAGACATCTTCCGCGGCTACCTGCTGGACGGCTTCTTCAACCTGGCCGGGGCGATGACCGGGCAGTCCATCCTGCTCGTCGGCATGATGACCGAGGCCGTGGTGACCCCCTGGTTGTCCGACCGGGACCTGGCCCTGCAGAACGTCCGGTACGTGTTCAACGCGGCCGGGCGGCTGGGGGAGGACTTCGTGCCGGCGTCGGACGGGTTCATCGTGCGGCGCGCCCACCAGGTCCTGGGAGAGGCGGTCGAGCTGCTCGAGCGGATCGTGGATGACGGGCTGCTCAACGCGATCGGCGACGGCACCTTCGGCCTGATGAAGCGCCCGGCCGATGCCGGCAAGGGCCTGGACGGCGTGCTGAAGAAGGCCCCCGGCTACCTCAACCCGGCGTCCGAGATCCTCGAAGGGAGTGCCCGATGAGCGCCGCCAAGCGGATCGTGCGCCCGTACGGCGACACGACGGGCGACGGCATGGTCCAGCTGTCGTTCACCCTGCCGCTGCCGCACGACAAGCGGGCCGAGGGCGCGGCGCTGCAGCTGGCGCACTCCATGGGCCTGGACCCGGCGATGGTCGTACACGCCAAGGGGATGGGCCCGGACTTCACCTTCTTCGTCGTCTATGGCAAGGTGCACCACCTGGTGGACGTGTCCAAGGTCGACGTGGTGGAGCGGGAGTTCCCGCTGCTGTCCGCCAAGGAGGTCAACACGGCCATCAAGCGCGTCCTGCACCGGCCGCTGGTGGTCGTCGGGGCCTGCATCGGCACCGACGCGCACACCGTCGGCATCGACGCGATCCTCAACATCAAGGGTTTCGCCGGGCAGAAGGGGCTGGAGTACTACTCCGAGCTCACCGTGGTGAACCTCGGTGCCCAGGTCCTGGTGCCCGACCTCGTGGAGCGGGCCAGGGCCGCGAAGGCGGACGCCGTCCTGATCTCCCAGGTGGTCACCCAGAAGGACGCCCACCTGCACAACACCCGGGAGATGTCCGCGGCGTTCCGCGAGGCCTACCCGGCCGGCCAGCGCCCGCTGCTCGTCGTGGGCGGCCCGCGCTTCGACGAGCGGCAGGCCGCCGAGCTCGGCGTCGACCGCATCTTCGGCAAGGGGACGACGCCCGGCGAGGTGGCGAGCTACCTCGTGCACGCACTAGTGGACACCGACAGGAGGGCGTCATGACCGAGCAGCCGGAGGTCGGAACCACGGTCACGCACCGCCGATACGTTCCCTATGCGCACGCCCACTACGGCGGCAACCTGGTGGACGGCGCCTACCTGCTGGGCCTGTTCGGCGACGTGGCCACCGAGCTGTGCGTCCGTACGGACGGCGACGAGGGGCTGTTCGCCTCCTACGACGATGTGCAGTTCACCGCGGCCGTCCAGGCCGGGGACGTGCTCGAGGTCACGGCGACCCTCACCCGGGTCGGGCGCCGCAGCCGGGGGATGACCTTTCGGGCCGCGGTGGTCTGCCGGGCCCGGCCGGACCGGTCCCCGTCGGCCGCGGAGATGCTCGCCGAGCCGCTGGTCTGCACCACCGCGACCGGCACCGTGGTCGTCCCCGGCCACACGTTCGTAGAGCGACCCAGCGAGTCCTCCGATCGGACGTAAACGTCTTGTGTCACAACAGATCATGGCGATCCGGTTGACAGTGACGGAGCAGCCGGGAGTAGGTTCTTCACCGGTCGACCTGAGGACCGGATGTCGCGCCCCACATGCCATCGGAGGCGCCCCGGGGAGGCAGGGAATACGACTCGGAGAGGGCCCGGCTGTCCAGTAGACAACGGCCCGGTCGCCGCAGCCTGCGGCGCCCAGGTCGGTCCGAAGGGCAGCCCGGGCCCTCTGCCATGACGGCACGGCCGCCAGAAGTGATCTAGGCTCACGCGGTGGAGTCCCGCCGGTGGTCATTCCCGGTGCGGCTGTGGCTCGCACCCTTCGTGGGCGTGCTGCTGGCGCTGACCTTTCCCCCGTTCGGACTGGTCTGGCTTGCAGTGCCAGTAGTGGCGGCCATCACGCTGCTCGTACGTGGCCTGGGCGCGCGGCGGGCCGCCGTGCTCGGTCTGGCGGTCGGGCTGGGGTTCTTCCTGCTGCTGCTGCGCTGGATGCTCGTCATCGGGCCGGACGCGTGGATCCTGCTGTCCCTGTTGGAGGCGCTGTTCGTCACGGCGATGGCCGCCGGCCTCGCCGTGGTGCAGCGGCTGCCCGGCTGGCCGGTGTGGACGGCGGCCTTGTGGGTCGCCCAAGAGCTGGCCCGCGCGCGGATCCCGTTCGGCGGCTTCCCATGGGGCCGGCTTGCGTTCGCCCAGGACGCCTCGCCGTTCACCGCCGTCGCCGCGTTGGGCGGCAGCCCGCTGGTCACCTTCGCGGTGGCCCTGTCCGGCTCGCTGCTGGCCTGGGGCGTGGTGTCGGTGGCCGGGCGCCGCTGGCTGACCGCGGGGGCCGGCGTTGCAGCCGCCCTCGCGGTGGCCCTGGGCGGTCTGCTGGTCCCGCTGCCCACCCAGGGTCGACCGGTCACGGCGGCCGTCGTCCAAGGCGACGTGCCCCGCGCCGGGCTGGACTTCCTGGGGCAGCGCGAGGCCGTGCTGCGCAACCACGTCTCGACCACGATGGCCCTGGCCGCCCAGGTCAGGGCCGGCACCAGCCCCCCACCCGAGCTGGTGGTGTGGCCGGAGAACTCCTCCGACATCGACGCGTTCCGGGACGCCGGAGCGAAGGCCCTCATCCAGACCGCGGTGGACGCCATCGCCGCGCCCACCCTGGTGGGCGCCGTGGTGCAGAACCCGGCCAACGAGAAGACCCTGCTCAACCTGGGCATCGTCTGGAGCCCCGGCACCGGGCCGGGGCAGACCTACGCGAAGCGGCACCCGGTGCCGTTCGGGGAGTACCTGCCGTTCCGGTCGGTGCTCACGAAGTTCATCACCCGGTTCAACCGGATCCCGGAGGACTTCGCCGCGGGCCACACCCCTGGCGTGCTCACCCTGGGACCGGCCACCGTGGGGGACGTGATCTGCTTCGAGGTGGCCTACGACCCGGTGGTACGCGACACGGTCACCGGCGGCGCCGACATCCTCGTCGTCCAGACCAACAACGCCACCTACGGGCGGACCGGGCAGCCCGAGCAGCAGCTGGCCATGTCGCGGCTGCGAGCGGTGGAGTTCGGCCGGACCGTGCTCGTCGCGGCGACCAGTGGGATCAGCGCGGTCGTCGCGCCGGACGGGCGCCTGGTGGCCCATTCCGCCGAGTTCGAGCGCTGGACGTACGACGGCGCAGTGGTGTTGCGCACGGGGAAGACCCTCGCGGCCCGCGTGGGTGCCTGGCCGGAGTGGATCCTAGGTACCCTCGGAGTCGTTGCCGCCGTCCTCGCGACCGCGCGCACGCGCCGCGAGAGGAGCCCGCACACCGATGACGCCACCGTCGCCGGCTGACCAGCCCCTGGGCCGGGTGCTGGTCGTGATCCCGACCTACAACGAGGCGCCGAACGTGGAGCGGATCGTGGACCGGGTCCGCCGCGCCGTGCCGAGCGCCGAGGTGCTGGTCGCCGACGACAACAGCCCCGACGGCACGGGGGAGATCGCGGACAAGCTGGCCACCGTCGACGACCACATACACGTCATGCACCGCCCCGGGAAGAACGGCCTGGGCGCCGCCTACCTGGCCGGCTTCTCCTGGGCACTGGAGCGCGACTACGACGTGGTCGTGGAGATGGACGCCGACGGCTCGCACCGCCCCGAGGACCTGCCCCGGATGCTCACCGCACTGGAGAACGCGGACCTGGTGCTGGGCTCGCGCTGGGTCAAAGGTGGCAGCGTCGTCAACTGGCCGGCGCACCGCAAGCTGCTCTCCCTGGGCGGAAACACCTACTCCCGGCTGGCCCTCGGCGTGCCGATCCGCGACATCACCGGCGGCTACCGGGCGTTCCGACGGCAGACCCTCGAGCAGCTGGACCTGCACGACGTCGCGTCCGCCGGCTACTGCTTCCAGGTCGACCTCGCCTGGCGGACCCAGAAGGCTGGCCTGCGGGTGGTGGAGGTGCCGATCACGTTCGTCGAGCGGGAGTACGGCACCAGCAAGATGAGCGGCTCCATCGTCTCGGAGGCGCTGTGGCGGGTCACCCAGTGGGGTGTGGCGTCACGGGTGAAGAAGCTGCGCCGGAGCGGGTGACCCCGGTGCCCCTCCTGCTGTTCTTCGTCTTCATCGTCGCACCGGCGGTGGAGATCTACCTGCTGGTGCAGGTGGGGCAGGCGATCGGGTTCGGCTGGGTGCTGCTGCTGCTCATCGCCGGGGCCTTGCTGGGCAGCGCGGTCATGCGCCGGGCCGGCGCCTCGTGGTGGTCGGCGCTGCGGGCCAACGGCACCGGCAGCCAGCTGCCGGACGGAAGGGTGGCCGCCGACGCCGCGATGCTGTTCTCGGCCGGGCTGCTGATCTTCCTGCCCGGATTCGTCAGTGACGCCGTGGGACTGGTGCTGCTCCTGCCGCCCGCCCGCCGGCTGATCGAGACGGCGGCCGTCGCCTGGTTCGTCCGCCGGTTCAGCGCGGTGACCGGCCCCGGCGGGTTCACCGTGTGGCAGCGCACGACGTCGGACCCCCAGGTGATCAAGGGCGAGGTCATCCGCGAGGACCGACCGGACAACGGCGAACCACCGCGAGGGCTGCCGCCCTCAAGCTGAGCTCCGGGTCCAGGGGGGAGGGGGGCCCGACCCGGGCTCAAGCCGACTTACGGGCAGCGCCTTCGCGGCGGTAGTTAGGGTGCATGGCGCCGGCCGGGCCGCCGCTGTGCCGCAGCAGCTCCAGCCGCTCGACCAGCAGGACCTCGAGGTCGTCCATGGTGCGCCGCTCCAGCAGCATGTCCCAGTGCGTGCGCGGCTTCTTGCCGGCCTTGGCCTGCGGCTGCGAGGCGTCGTGACGCAGCGCGCTGGCACGGCAGAACCGGCAGTCCCAGCTGTCCGGGACCTCGGCCTCCACCGAGAACGGCACGACGAACGAGTGACCTGCCGGGCAGTCGTAGCGGAACAGCTCGCGAGGGGCCAGCTCGACGTCGTTGTCGGTCTCGTAGCTGATCGCGCCCATCCGGGTCCCGCGCAGGGCTTCGCTCATGGTCCGCGCCTCCTCTGGAGCCGACGACCGTCGGCGCCACTAGAACCGAAAACGCGCGAGCGGCCCGCAAGATTCCCGAGCCGGTGACCTGCGCCACACCGCGGGCCCGCGGGAGGGGTGGTCAGATGACGGCCGGGACCTCGTTGCCCGCCTCACGGATCCCGCGGGCGACATCCAGCCGCACCAGCACCGCGAACCCGGCGATGAAGAACACCACCAGCCCGACGATCGCCAGCCGGTACGACCCGGTGACCTGCAGCACCAGCGTGATGAGCAGCGACCCGATCATGGACGTCGCGCCGTCGCTGATCTCGTACAGCCCGAAGTACTCGGCCTCCCGGCCCGTCGGGATGAACTGGGAGAACAGCGACCGGGACAGCGCCTGGCTGCCGCCGAGCACCAGCCCGATGGCGACCGCCAGGACGAAGAACTGCACCGCTGAGCCCTTGGGCACCATCGCCGCGTAGGCGACCACGAGCGTCCACACCACGAGTGAGCCCAGGACGGTGTTCCGGGCGCCCCGGGTGCGGGCGATCCGACCGAGCAGCAGCGCCC
Encoded proteins:
- a CDS encoding amidohydrolase family protein; translated protein: MTSTLLRGGVVHTRADSFATAMLVVDDTVAWVGSDAAADAAFPDLGTLDEVVELDGALVTPAFVDAHVHATSTGLALTGLDLTDTASLAEALDRLERFTRQRRGVGVQLGHGWDESRWPEGRPPTRQELDRASYGGTVYLTRIDVHSAVASSALLAALPEARALPGWSDDGLLTRDAHHAARSAAMAAITPTMRTAAQRATRARAAALGIGAFHELGGPEISSEVDFTAMLALAAAEPGPDVFGYWGELGGVERARELGALGAAGDLFADGALGSHTAYLRTVYADADGAGYGYLTAAQVRDHVVACTRAGLQAGFHVIGDGATDAVVAGLTEAAEVVGVAAIRSARHRLEHLEMPDAGHLAELARLGVYASVQPVFDALWGGEDGMYVERLGAKRARGMNPFAAMTSAGLPLALGSDSPVTPLGPWETVRAAAFHQTTESRLTVRAAFAAHTRGGWRAAGLDDAGVLAPGAPATYAVWAAGDLVVQTPDERVASWSTDPRAGVPGLPDVSPGAPLPTCLRTVVRGRTVYQREEAA
- a CDS encoding lysine 5,6-aminomutase subunit alpha, producing MSTSRSRLELDPAVVRRARSLAGKAGAPVVRTARTHSTVSVERAVLRLSGLAGADVEGIPWVNRLVDAVRADCGLEHGVALPVWDALLREDAPDLTVLAQKAAAGSVSFRVPEGKDAVRAATAARRAVAKGIARIDRNRRERERLTTRLGDPQKPWIYLIVATGDIHEDIPQAQAAAREGADVIAVIRSTGQSLLDYVPEGATREGFAGTYATQENFRLMRAALDETSRELGRYVRLTNYASGLCMPEIATLAGLERLDMMLNDSMYGILFRDINPIRTFVDQRFSRQIHARAGIVINTGEDNYLTTADAVDAAHTVTVSQLLNEYFAKEAGLPDELLGLGHAFEINPDLPDSFRLELAHALLARELFPKAPLKWMPPTKHMTGDIFRGYLLDGFFNLAGAMTGQSILLVGMMTEAVVTPWLSDRDLALQNVRYVFNAAGRLGEDFVPASDGFIVRRAHQVLGEAVELLERIVDDGLLNAIGDGTFGLMKRPADAGKGLDGVLKKAPGYLNPASEILEGSAR
- a CDS encoding OAM dimerization domain-containing protein, coding for MSAAKRIVRPYGDTTGDGMVQLSFTLPLPHDKRAEGAALQLAHSMGLDPAMVVHAKGMGPDFTFFVVYGKVHHLVDVSKVDVVEREFPLLSAKEVNTAIKRVLHRPLVVVGACIGTDAHTVGIDAILNIKGFAGQKGLEYYSELTVVNLGAQVLVPDLVERARAAKADAVLISQVVTQKDAHLHNTREMSAAFREAYPAGQRPLLVVGGPRFDERQAAELGVDRIFGKGTTPGEVASYLVHALVDTDRRAS
- a CDS encoding hotdog domain-containing protein; this translates as MTEQPEVGTTVTHRRYVPYAHAHYGGNLVDGAYLLGLFGDVATELCVRTDGDEGLFASYDDVQFTAAVQAGDVLEVTATLTRVGRRSRGMTFRAAVVCRARPDRSPSAAEMLAEPLVCTTATGTVVVPGHTFVERPSESSDRT
- the lnt gene encoding apolipoprotein N-acyltransferase; amino-acid sequence: MESRRWSFPVRLWLAPFVGVLLALTFPPFGLVWLAVPVVAAITLLVRGLGARRAAVLGLAVGLGFFLLLLRWMLVIGPDAWILLSLLEALFVTAMAAGLAVVQRLPGWPVWTAALWVAQELARARIPFGGFPWGRLAFAQDASPFTAVAALGGSPLVTFAVALSGSLLAWGVVSVAGRRWLTAGAGVAAALAVALGGLLVPLPTQGRPVTAAVVQGDVPRAGLDFLGQREAVLRNHVSTTMALAAQVRAGTSPPPELVVWPENSSDIDAFRDAGAKALIQTAVDAIAAPTLVGAVVQNPANEKTLLNLGIVWSPGTGPGQTYAKRHPVPFGEYLPFRSVLTKFITRFNRIPEDFAAGHTPGVLTLGPATVGDVICFEVAYDPVVRDTVTGGADILVVQTNNATYGRTGQPEQQLAMSRLRAVEFGRTVLVAATSGISAVVAPDGRLVAHSAEFERWTYDGAVVLRTGKTLAARVGAWPEWILGTLGVVAAVLATARTRRERSPHTDDATVAG
- a CDS encoding polyprenol monophosphomannose synthase, producing MTPPSPADQPLGRVLVVIPTYNEAPNVERIVDRVRRAVPSAEVLVADDNSPDGTGEIADKLATVDDHIHVMHRPGKNGLGAAYLAGFSWALERDYDVVVEMDADGSHRPEDLPRMLTALENADLVLGSRWVKGGSVVNWPAHRKLLSLGGNTYSRLALGVPIRDITGGYRAFRRQTLEQLDLHDVASAGYCFQVDLAWRTQKAGLRVVEVPITFVEREYGTSKMSGSIVSEALWRVTQWGVASRVKKLRRSG
- a CDS encoding FxsA family protein, with amino-acid sequence MTPVPLLLFFVFIVAPAVEIYLLVQVGQAIGFGWVLLLLIAGALLGSAVMRRAGASWWSALRANGTGSQLPDGRVAADAAMLFSAGLLIFLPGFVSDAVGLVLLLPPARRLIETAAVAWFVRRFSAVTGPGGFTVWQRTTSDPQVIKGEVIREDRPDNGEPPRGLPPSS
- a CDS encoding RNA polymerase-binding protein RbpA produces the protein MSEALRGTRMGAISYETDNDVELAPRELFRYDCPAGHSFVVPFSVEAEVPDSWDCRFCRASALRHDASQPQAKAGKKPRTHWDMLLERRTMDDLEVLLVERLELLRHSGGPAGAMHPNYRREGAARKSA